The following proteins come from a genomic window of Sulfitobacter indolifex:
- a CDS encoding calcium/sodium antiporter: protein MLMPWLLSGLGLVILLFAGDALVKGAVNLSLRLGVPALIVSLTIVAFGTSAPELLISIKAILDNSPGLALGNVVGSNTANILMVLGIPALLATMHTSECSTRKTYNQMIAASVLFIALAFRGVFDWIAGLILLGGLAYMLFDAFSDAKDHRHAGRSEALEEEEEPEGADPDMAGWQIALFLILGLIGLPLGASLLVDNATIIAQAYGVSDTVIGLTLVAVGTSLPELATTVMAALRRQADVALGNVIGSNMFNLLAIIGIASLVGPITVDEAFLRMDLWVMLGASLLLIPFVYLGRDITRLWGVALTALYGLYMFIILI, encoded by the coding sequence ATGCTGATGCCGTGGCTACTGTCGGGGCTTGGCCTCGTGATCCTGCTGTTCGCGGGGGACGCTCTGGTCAAAGGGGCGGTGAACCTGTCTCTGCGCCTTGGGGTGCCCGCGCTGATCGTCAGTCTGACGATCGTGGCTTTTGGCACCTCTGCGCCTGAATTGCTGATTTCTATCAAGGCGATCTTGGACAATTCGCCGGGGCTGGCGCTTGGGAATGTTGTCGGGTCGAACACGGCGAACATTCTGATGGTATTGGGCATTCCCGCGCTACTGGCAACGATGCACACTTCGGAATGCAGCACGCGCAAGACCTATAACCAGATGATCGCCGCCTCGGTTCTGTTCATCGCGCTGGCCTTCCGCGGCGTGTTTGACTGGATTGCAGGGCTCATCCTGCTCGGCGGTCTGGCCTATATGCTTTTTGACGCATTTAGTGATGCCAAAGACCATCGCCACGCCGGTCGCAGCGAAGCTCTGGAAGAGGAGGAGGAGCCCGAGGGTGCCGATCCTGACATGGCGGGTTGGCAGATCGCACTGTTCCTGATCCTTGGACTAATTGGCCTGCCCTTGGGCGCGAGCCTTCTCGTGGATAACGCCACGATCATCGCGCAGGCTTATGGTGTCAGTGACACGGTGATTGGCCTGACATTGGTGGCCGTGGGCACATCTTTGCCTGAACTCGCGACCACTGTGATGGCCGCGCTGCGCCGTCAGGCGGATGTGGCGCTTGGTAACGTCATCGGCTCCAACATGTTTAACCTGCTGGCAATCATCGGCATCGCGAGCCTTGTTGGTCCGATTACTGTTGACGAAGCCTTCTTGCGGATGGACCTTTGGGTGATGCTGGGCGCGTCGCTGTTGCTGATCCCCTTTGTCTATCTGGGCCGGGATATCACCCGCCTTTGGGGCGTGGCACTAACCGCGCTTTACGGGCTCTATATGTTTATCATCCTGATCTGA